The nucleotide window GTGTGGGTCTTTGGGATATGGCAAAGGACATGGGGGCAGCATTAGGAAACTGAAATCGGATGAGCACCATGACATAAGGATTGTTCAaaaatatacatacacataccatgtatatatatatacacatatgcatATGTGTGTTTTCCCAACGCACACCCTCATATGCTCCATAAGGCATGTGCATCTGCATGGAGGAGGGAGCATTATAAATGGATTTACCATACACAAGGAGGGCTGCCATCTCAGAGAAGGGAAGCCAGTTCCCGGAGGGACGTGTGAATACGTGTGTTCTTTGAAATCTGCAATTCCTGTGGTGAGTTTTGTTCCCTGCAAggagccctggctctgctcagtcCCTGGATTAAGATGCAGGTGGTCTTTAGGTCAGAGAAACTATTCCTCAACTGATAACTACAGGGTTTTATTCTTCAAGAAATGATAaatccacaaaaataaaattgaaaaaaatgttcccGCCTCCAGCTTATTCCTGAATTGTCCTTCTGGGGTCATCAGCCCCAGAGCCAAAGCAATACCCCCGGCCAGGAGGCGGTGACACTGCTGCACCAGAGTAAGGGCAGCTACCGAGCATCAGGAAGGGAATACCAGCATGGCAGAGTTAAGGAGAACTGGGGCCAACAagattaaggggaaaaaaaaaatgtagcagCTTTTCATAAAAAATTATCCCAAGAACTGTTGTCACATTGGAGCAAGTCTGTGTGATATAAGTTAATCCTGTCCTtcacagcaggagaaggaagacaTGGCATGGCAGTGTGGCTAATGCTGCCTCCTCTCCGCCTTCTCTTCCAAGTGCCCGACCTGTTCTGCCAGCTCAGAGACTTTGGCTTGGCAGTCAAGGAGGTTGTCCTTCAGTCCTGTTATTTCCTGAGAGTGGGCAGCCAGTGTCCCGTTCATGTGGTCCATGTAGTCCCACAGACTGCCCGTGTGTTTCTCCAGTTCCTCCCTGATGTCGTCCAGGCTGCCGGTGATGGCCCCCAGCCTGCCGCAGGCGCTCTCCACCCGCGCCACCCGCTCGTCGAAGTGAGAGACCTCCTGCTGCAGGCCATGGGCCACATTCTTGCAGGAGCTCAGGTCGCTGACAATCCTGGCTTTGAGTCGCTCCAGTTCTCCCTTGAGGTTCAGGACACGGCGGTTGCTGAAGAAAAGCTGGGAGCCTTGGTCATTGACTTTCTCCTGGATGGAGTGGACCTCATCCTCAATCTTCCGCTCGTGCTCATCCAGTGAGGAGTTGACATGCGTCACGGTGTCTGAGTACTGGGAGACAGAGTCCTTGAGCCCTGTCAGAGACTTGCTCACGGTGTTCAGGTTGATCTTTAGCAAGGTGATCTCCCCTTGCAAAGCCCCCGATGCTTCCTCCTCGATTCGCCGCTGGATCTCCAGGATGGTGGCGTTCAGCTTGCGCAAGAGGTCGTAGTTGCTGTCCATCCGGAGGAGCAGGTCCTGGTTCTTGTTCTGGCAATCCTCAATCTCTGTCCGGAAGGTCTCCACATCTTTCGAGGCCGAGGTACAGCCCAGGGAGCAAGTGCTCTCCAGCGTGATGAGGCGATTCTGCAACACCTCCAGTGTCTCATCCGTCCGTTTCCTCATGCTGGCAAGCTCCCCTTCCAGCACGGGCACCACTGCTCCGTCCATTCCCATGGGAGAACTGACATTGTTCAGCTCCCCCACTATGGTCATGAACCTGTCCTCCAGGGTCTGCATTTTGTCTTCAAAGGCAGTCCTCATGCCATCCACCTCTGCCACCACCGTGCCTCTCATGCTGTCCTCTAtaccagagcagcagctccctgtttCCCTCTCTGTAGCATTGAGTCTGGCTTCCAGGTCCTCAAAGCGCCCTTCAAAGAGGTTCCCTAGGGTGACAGTGGAAATTTCTCCATCCAGGCGTGAGTGCAGGTTCTTCTGGGACTCAGAGATGCTGTGAAGGCCTTTCTCAAGGATGTTCATGCGCTCAGTGAGGTAGTCCAGgttgctgcagcagctttccaCCACCGTCAGCCCTTGGATCTGGGTCTCCAGCTGGGAGATCTCTTTCTTaatctccagctccttcccatcCAGCGTCTGCTGCAGCCGCAGGTTGGCAGCTTTCTCCTCCTCGCACTGCTGCCGCACCTCTTGGATGCGGAAATCACATGTGGTCTGGATCTTGCCCAGCTTCTTCTCGAAGCCATCAAGCAGCTCTCCACGCAGGTTGCTCAGCCTCGTGTCCACGTACTCCTCCAGCAGGTCGATGGAGGTGAGGGGCGAGGGCCGGGCAGACTCCAGCAGGTGCTTGATCTGCCCGTCGTGGTCCAGGACCATGCCCCGAACCTCGTGCAGCAGATCTGCCTTGGTTTTCAGCACGTCGCTCACCTCCATCACTTTGGTCAGGATCTCCCCCACGGGAGGGTACGTGGCGATGTCGGCTTTGTCCGCCACATCCACCAGGCCGTCGGGGATGATGCCGAAGCCCACGGATGAGTCTGGTGTGCCTGGGCTGTTCATCAGGGAGCCTATCATCTTGGTGGTGTCCTCCTGGATGGCCAACCGCAGGCGGTCTCCCAGCCCACTCACCATGGTGTGCAGGCTGTTGTAGGACTGGGAAAGGTgcctcacctcctcctccagccgATCCAGGCGGTCCCCAAAGAGGCCGGGCAGCTTCCTGCCTGCACAGGGAAAGAAATAGAGAGGGAACAGTAAGGGCTGGTGCTCCTTTAACTTCCCTCCTTCAAGTCCTTTCCCATAATGACTGTGTGTCCTGCCCTCTGTTATTGTCATTTCAGCAAAATCTCAGCCCACATCTCTCCTTAAGATATCAGGAAACCCTCTTTCCTCTTGGTAtccagccctctgctcccaAGTTCAACAGCAGGTGATGATAACATCCCAGGGGTGCTTTATCTTGAGATGCACCCTATCAACTCCATAATTAATGGGAAAATGCTTTAAAGCAATGAGAAAAGGCAATTTTGAAGCTGCatgttttgaaagaaacaagattttaaaagcaagtgGTCCTCAAAGCAATCAAATGTCATGTCTCTGATAGAAAACGTCACCCACTGAATTTTTGCTAAATTCATGCTCTCTGCTGGAACAGAGAGAACCTGGAGGTTTGAATGCATTACAGTGGTGACCTGGGGACATGAAGCAGGAGTGATATCTCACCATATTGGTTCTTCTTTGGTCCTGGAAACAGGTCAGGGTGGCTTTTGGGATAGGGAGGAAGTCTGGGCATTGGGAACATCTTTTGCCCGGGAGGCATTTTAGGGCTGGGATGCTGGGGCAGAAGGCCAGGCTGGTCCGTCGGGCTGTCGTGGCACCCTTCTCCCATGAAGCCCGGGCAGCACCTCCAGGACAGCTCGGTCACTGTCTTGTATCCAATCTTGTATTTGGGCCTGAAGAAGGTGCGGTACCTTtccaggagaggggagggagggagaagacaGTTTAGAGAAGCAAGCTCAACATCAAGCAATAGAGCAGGGTCACGGTCCCGTTGGATGTGGGAGATCTGGGCATATGGGAAAGCCTGGCTGAAACCCTTGTGCTGCACCTGCAGACCAAGGCCCACCTTCTCCAAGAGCTCTTGCTGCATCATAGCTCAGTGTAGCATTACAGTGGGGTTTTGGTCGAGTATTTTTTAACCTAGGATGCTGTTGATTTAGAACTGCAGCTCTAAGTGTATTGCTGCAGTCCCTGGCCTGATAGGTGACCACTGTGACAGATGCCACACTGTTTGACGACTTCTGGCCCAGCAGGGCACAAGATGAAATGATGGAACTGATTTCAAAAGCCCTGCAAGCTCACATCACTTCCAAGAGGGAAGTGGACTGCTTGTAGAAGTGTTTTGCACTTTGAATTGACCTAGTGGGATCCAAAAAATCCTCTTCTCAACAGTAATCCTGTCTGGAAGCCCCCATGAGGGTTGAAATACCtttggaaatgtgttttctctctgtgtggAGGGCATCAGTTTGCTGGGAAGCCTAAAGGGTCTTGGGCTGGCCTGGTGAGGGTCCCCAGGGTAATGCTGTGATGTGCACAGAGGGATGGCTCCTTACACTGCCTCCTGCCCCAGATGGGATGCCCTGGGAAGTGTTTCCATCGTGAATTTGGGCACTACAGCACTGATCCTCCCTTACCCAGTGCACAAGGTGCAAGCCCACCTCACACCTTGCCCTCTGCTCTTGCTCTGAATGGGGTCCCACCAGTCATGAGGGAGGattcagctgctccctgctttcctgtggcACTTCCCTGTCAGGTagcagggatgggacaggacgCTGCTGGCACCTGTGCTCCCCCACCAGCTGAGCTGAGCCATCCAGGGCTGAAGATGGCACTTTTCTCACCACCTCTAAATACCAGTGCTTTAAGCCTGTCTTTTGGAAACTTCCAATCTGAATTTACCAGGGCCTGAACATCTTGAAGTTTGCTGTTTTGCAACAACACACACAATCAACCTCTTGTTCTTCTCCAGCACGTTCAGCAGAAGGTCttggaagagcagcacagccacctgTGCGGCAGAGGGGCTGCATTAGGCACTTATCCATTGGTCAGGGCAGCACATGGGGCTGATTCCCTGTCATCCACGTCCTTGTCTGAATCCACAGAgtccccagcccaggctgcagcccccagcaaTGCTGCTTCCACTGACTCCCAGCGAGATACAGCCACCTCCATACACGCCACAGGGCAGGGGGATAAAGCAACCCCAAATCTTCTGCTCTTTGAATCTCTTCAAAATTTCTCAACACCAATTTCCCAAAGGGACAGTTTCATAACAAGCTCTTCTTGTTACTCCTCTTCACAGGTGCTGCAGAGTTTCAATgatcttttcttctgttgtaGTGTGTAGAAACCTGCCCAGGTGTACCACAGGAGattgctgctccagccacagtCAGGGGGTGAGGCAAGGATGAGGATGGCCTCCAAAAGGCAGAGCACCTTCTCAGTGTCATCCCAGCCTCTGCAGAGGAGCTCAAAGCCCTTGGGCACCTCCAACTCCTTCTCCACTGCTCCAAACCATGTCGAGGGGAAGTATTTGCAGCCAGCTGCACAAACATTAGTTGATGGCCCCAGCACATGGAAAACCCGTGTTTCCCTTTAGTCCACGGATGCAGCATCTGAGGCTCTGCAGAAAATTCAGCTGTGGGTCCATCTGCCCTCAGAAAACACTCTGGTTTCGCCACGGTTTTGCTTGAAGGAGGCAAGCAGAGGACACTGTGGAGATGGGAGAGGCTTTGGGGATATCCTCCATGGataccagcagctgcaggatgtcCTGAAGGCCCCGAATGCTGCTAGAACACTTGTGATGGAAAGAACAAGTGAGCGAGTGGGTCTGACTGCCCGTCTCTgccagcagaggctgtgagCGGAGCCCGTCGCACCACCGGCACGTGGAGAGTCCCAGCCAGCTGCCACAGGACGGGCACCAGGCTCTGACAGAAACTTCCCTCATCCCAGTTTtcctctgtgctcagctctgctccactcCTCAGGCCTGGGGAGGATGCAGAAGAATGGCTTTTCCGCATGGAGCAGCATCCCCggagggtggtgaagcacaaAGCCCCAGTGTCTGCCCTTCGCCGCCAGCGCCT belongs to Corvus moneduloides isolate bCorMon1 chromosome 17, bCorMon1.pri, whole genome shotgun sequence and includes:
- the EMILIN3 gene encoding EMILIN-3, which produces MRRARALRRRGALLACLSLGTLLALADAKGAFYPPAAPLPYGGRYSLYTAGSSPQLGPGKPVGKHKSYCAYVVQRNVTCTLQDGAESYVKAEYHKCSWGPKCPGKVLYRTFFRPKYKIGYKTVTELSWRCCPGFMGEGCHDSPTDQPGLLPQHPSPKMPPGQKMFPMPRLPPYPKSHPDLFPGPKKNQYGRKLPGLFGDRLDRLEEEVRHLSQSYNSLHTMVSGLGDRLRLAIQEDTTKMIGSLMNSPGTPDSSVGFGIIPDGLVDVADKADIATYPPVGEILTKVMEVSDVLKTKADLLHEVRGMVLDHDGQIKHLLESARPSPLTSIDLLEEYVDTRLSNLRGELLDGFEKKLGKIQTTCDFRIQEVRQQCEEEKAANLRLQQTLDGKELEIKKEISQLETQIQGLTVVESCCSNLDYLTERMNILEKGLHSISESQKNLHSRLDGEISTVTLGNLFEGRFEDLEARLNATERETGSCCSGIEDSMRGTVVAEVDGMRTAFEDKMQTLEDRFMTIVGELNNVSSPMGMDGAVVPVLEGELASMRKRTDETLEVLQNRLITLESTCSLGCTSASKDVETFRTEIEDCQNKNQDLLLRMDSNYDLLRKLNATILEIQRRIEEEASGALQGEITLLKINLNTVSKSLTGLKDSVSQYSDTVTHVNSSLDEHERKIEDEVHSIQEKVNDQGSQLFFSNRRVLNLKGELERLKARIVSDLSSCKNVAHGLQQEVSHFDERVARVESACGRLGAITGSLDDIREELEKHTGSLWDYMDHMNGTLAAHSQEITGLKDNLLDCQAKVSELAEQVGHLEEKAERRQH